The following is a genomic window from Planctomycetota bacterium.
GAGGCGGTCGGCGGATTTTAGATCGGCCGGCTGGGCGCCGAGGAGGGCGCACTCAATTTTCCGGCCGGATTCGCCACGGGCGAGGCCCTGAATGGCCTCGGCCACGAGGGCGAGACTGATGGCGTGGGTCGAGACGTCCACCTCGGCCAGATGCTCCGCCGGGACGAGGGCGACGCGGCCGGGCGGGGCGCCTAAGTCGGCGGCATCGACGAAAAGGACGCCCGCGCAGCCGGAAGAAACGATGGGAACGAGGAAACTTTCGGGGACGGCCTGGACGTCGAAGAGGCG
Proteins encoded in this region:
- a CDS encoding hydrogenase maturation protease yields the protein RLFDVQAVPESFLVPIVSSGCAGVLFVDAADLGAPPGRVALVPAEHLAEVDVSTHAISLALVAEAIQGLARGESGRKIECALLGAQPADLKSADRLSPAMESAVRLAAAALRTFFYSGL